Proteins from a genomic interval of Pseudomonas asplenii:
- a CDS encoding DUF4194 domain-containing protein, producing MNREDQNNDALAPSLFDTYRQVAVTALADTGHREEGLAKQEEPGELDEVAVQPESQVVHDIMPAEARRALRLLLNTGVVRAEKKRLAFEALCQHRALIAAHLANMLLCMTLDQKAGIAILIEQDLSESEFEDLTDEDGSSLVGKRTMPLYDTLVLLVLRKYYQEREVIGENKVMIDVDTIAELMTPFLKLTNSSALERKTLNGSIAKLREKRLLANVRGDGERLEITPVIRYVVNADFLNTLLSEYQLLAERGSVMGQQEVEDDV from the coding sequence ATGAACCGTGAAGACCAAAACAACGATGCTTTGGCACCGTCGCTCTTCGACACTTACCGCCAGGTGGCAGTCACTGCCCTGGCCGATACAGGACACCGGGAAGAAGGACTGGCAAAGCAGGAGGAGCCCGGCGAACTTGACGAAGTGGCCGTCCAACCTGAATCACAGGTTGTCCACGACATCATGCCAGCGGAGGCTCGTCGGGCCCTGAGGCTGCTATTGAACACGGGTGTTGTGCGGGCGGAAAAGAAACGCTTGGCTTTTGAAGCGCTCTGCCAGCACCGAGCACTCATCGCCGCTCATCTGGCCAACATGTTGCTGTGTATGACGCTAGACCAGAAAGCAGGCATTGCTATCCTTATCGAGCAGGACTTGAGCGAATCCGAGTTCGAGGATCTGACAGACGAGGATGGCTCAAGCCTAGTTGGAAAACGCACTATGCCGCTTTACGACACCTTGGTGCTGCTGGTGTTGCGCAAGTACTACCAGGAGCGGGAAGTCATTGGTGAGAACAAGGTGATGATCGATGTCGACACCATCGCCGAACTCATGACCCCTTTCTTGAAGCTCACCAACAGCAGCGCTCTTGAGCGCAAGACCCTCAATGGCTCTATAGCTAAGCTGCGCGAAAAGCGCCTGCTGGCGAATGTGCGCGGCGACGGTGAGCGATTGGAAATCACCCCGGTCATTCGGTACGTGGTCAATGCCGACTTCCTGAATACCCTGCTAAGCGAGTACCAGCTGCTGGCCGAACGGGGGAGTGTGATGGGTCAACAGGAGGTAGAAGACGATGTCTGA
- a CDS encoding IS3 family transposase (programmed frameshift) produces MPYYSPERKAALLKMLLPPLSLSMAEVARREGVSDMSLANWRRKARSEGNAVSENIPSAQNWTAEAQFAVVLETAGLSEIELAEYCRRKGLYPEQIKAWRQACINGQKADKAQQKDDREQARKDKKRIQELERELRRKDKALAETAALLVLRKKPQRLLGDRQRGQLTALPERQLLVTWLSEARMAGARKIKACQEVGLSLRTVQRWTETDAVQADARTTTVRSRPRNALSEVERQAILNVCNSPGYGHLPPSQIVPRLADQQLYLASESTFYRVLRAAGQQQHRGRSQRPRRHVAPTTYAAKGPNQVWSWDITYLPSPVRGKYYYLYLIEDIYSRKAVGWEVYEEESGEKAAALLQRSVIGEQCLHEPLVLHSDNGAPMKSLTLLSKMHELGITPSRGRPRVSNDNPYSESLFRTLKYYPQWPADGFASLDAARAWVRDFMRWYNHEHRHSRIRFVTPAERHRGQDHQILARRHELYEQARERSPERWSGQTRNWEPMGTVLLNPDREQPVEKRAA; encoded by the exons GTGCCGTACTATTCACCGGAACGCAAAGCCGCATTGCTCAAAATGCTGCTTCCCCCACTGAGCCTGTCGATGGCCGAGGTTGCTCGGCGCGAAGGGGTCAGCGACATGTCATTGGCCAACTGGCGCAGAAAGGCCCGCTCTGAAGGAAACGCAGTGTCCGAGAACATCCCATCGGCCCAGAACTGGACAGCCGAAGCCCAGTTTGCCGTCGTCCTTGAAACCGCCGGCTTGTCCGAAATTGAACTGGCTGAATACTGCCGTCGCAAAGGCCTGTACCCCGAGCAAATCAAGGCTTGGCGGCAAGCCTGCATCAACGGCCAGAAGGCAGACAAAGCCCAGCAAAAAGACGATCGCGAGCAAGCCCGCAAGGACAAGAAACGCATCCAGGAACTGGAGCGCGAGCTGCGCCGCAAAGACAAGGCGCTGGCTGAAACCGCCGCGTTGCTGGTGCTGCGAAAAAAGC CTCAACGACTACTGGGGGATCGACAACGAGGACAACTGACCGCCTTGCCGGAACGGCAATTACTGGTGACCTGGTTGAGTGAAGCCCGGATGGCCGGCGCCCGGAAAATCAAGGCCTGCCAGGAAGTCGGTCTCTCGCTCAGAACCGTGCAGCGCTGGACTGAAACTGATGCGGTTCAGGCAGACGCCCGAACGACCACGGTACGATCCAGGCCGCGCAATGCGCTGAGCGAGGTCGAACGACAAGCGATCCTAAACGTGTGTAACAGCCCGGGCTACGGCCATTTGCCGCCGAGCCAGATCGTACCGAGGTTGGCTGATCAGCAGCTCTATCTGGCGTCGGAGTCGACGTTTTACCGGGTGCTGCGTGCGGCAGGCCAACAGCAGCATCGTGGTCGTAGCCAGCGCCCCAGGCGGCACGTGGCACCGACGACGTATGCCGCCAAAGGGCCGAACCAGGTGTGGTCGTGGGACATCACCTACCTGCCGTCTCCGGTGCGCGGAAAGTATTACTACCTGTACCTGATCGAGGATATTTACAGCCGCAAGGCCGTGGGCTGGGAGGTTTACGAAGAAGAAAGCGGTGAGAAGGCGGCTGCGCTACTGCAACGTAGCGTGATCGGCGAGCAGTGTTTGCACGAGCCACTGGTGCTGCACTCGGACAATGGAGCACCGATGAAATCGCTGACGCTGTTGAGCAAAATGCATGAGCTGGGCATCACGCCGTCACGTGGCCGACCGCGAGTGAGCAATGACAACCCGTACTCGGAATCACTGTTTCGGACGTTGAAATACTACCCGCAATGGCCGGCAGATGGCTTTGCCAGCCTGGACGCCGCACGCGCCTGGGTCAGGGACTTTATGCGTTGGTATAACCACGAGCACCGGCACAGCCGAATCCGCTTTGTGACCCCGGCCGAACGGCACCGTGGTCAGGATCATCAGATCCTGGCTCGGCGTCATGAGCTGTACGAGCAAGCCCGGGAGAGAAGCCCAGAACGCTGGTCTGGACAGACGCGAAACTGGGAGCCGATGGGTACGGTGCTGTTGAACCCTGATCGGGAGCAGCCAGTCGAGAAAAGAGCAGCATAG
- a CDS encoding DUF3800 domain-containing protein, producing the protein MSDQMIQDNTEITYFIDESGNTGDLILGGETLSYGGQPYFGLGCLGIKDLTQFEADISALKLKHRIQSNDLKSTKIYKSKPAFILDLVKLIANDKTPFFIELVEKKFFVATT; encoded by the coding sequence ATGAGCGATCAGATGATCCAAGACAACACTGAAATAACGTACTTCATTGACGAATCTGGCAATACGGGCGATCTAATTCTAGGGGGCGAAACCCTGAGTTACGGCGGGCAGCCCTACTTTGGACTGGGATGCCTTGGCATCAAAGATCTAACGCAGTTCGAGGCTGACATCAGCGCACTGAAGCTCAAGCATCGGATACAAAGCAATGATCTGAAATCGACGAAGATCTACAAAAGTAAGCCAGCCTTCATACTTGACCTAGTAAAGCTGATTGCGAACGACAAAACTCCATTTTTCATCGAGCTGGTGGAGAAGAAATTCTTTGTTGCGACAACCTAG
- a CDS encoding ATP-binding protein, translating to MSDTTNTSFGDLFSTGQIRLAEISAYNWGSFHGLHTAVIDPEGTLITGDNGAGKSTLIDAHMALLNRPGQTSFNIAASQGDRSDRNLMSYIRGNYGTAHDGSQTLNLMKRDGATMTALRALYRADDGSEITLVSMFWIRQAGASMTDLKRFYLVGKRNVSLEVLLQQFGSNNVRQLKQYVDDDPMLKHFDNSFSAYQEYFTRLLRMENSNAPALLQRALGLKKIDDLTALIRELVLEPSKVRDLATGVVKEFDDLIAVHNELDTAKQQKEVLSILPDHNRNYESSLEEQGQVNSEAAGLTAFFGEQGNRLWGLRCEDLDRSLDDLTSDGKRLAESVSQNEERVTSLLHAYQQQGGDRLDSLRREVEDAERGFQTTTNKAHDYQKDTRDLGLAETLTASAVRDNIASAKAVLVDLPAQIDDAKNAFGESRGALSGITQQIKNLQAQISEIEKRPNSNIDAAFQRLRDEMVESLRLNKDGVVFIGELLDVRSTEARWRGAIERALGGHRTTLLVPEDKFRMVTGWVNSRHTGLHVRVQVVSKTERNPEFLGGGFLRKLKWKEHPYRDWLKRHLARFDLHCVDSTEVLNDTPYSMTREGLVHMEKGRFEKKDGTRVDDKKNWYLGFNNLSRLAALQEEGERLREGLDSARSDESVKRQEMDILVASEAIWKRVAQTLWDQIDVTLAKQHLDTLKNDLAALNAPDSDLSKAKALLELAKKELQEIRTAQNQNARAVGGFELEIRQANKSRQVSALAASAGLADAVRQSLSLRVGILTLEHLDKLNQLEKTQREFLDDALNSIGKRANHYNGRMIAIINSFKTKWPLVANDWLTTIEGRQDYIDYLDKLNNEGLPDLVERFQQRLNNNTTQSLGRMQRAIDDEREDIQDRIATINEVLERTEFNHGTFLRLKHEDEHYAHVKEFTALLGSVLKHASSVDHEARFLELCSLISKLEKATNSATAINLESQRLLDSRYRMTFYANEIVKETGAVRDVLRSSSGKSGGEKESFAGIIVAASLAYVLTPDGAPHPMYCTVFLDEAFSNTADKVSRRVLRVFRELKIHVNLITPYKNLNLARDSARSLIIAERKIDGHESRLSQITWDQLDQQSAERREAKQTQLAGVAEGLGIQMEQL from the coding sequence ATGTCTGACACGACCAATACCAGCTTTGGCGATCTATTCTCTACAGGACAGATCCGCCTAGCGGAGATCTCGGCTTACAACTGGGGTTCCTTCCACGGGTTACACACGGCAGTGATCGACCCTGAAGGTACCCTGATCACCGGTGATAACGGTGCGGGTAAGTCGACGCTCATCGATGCGCACATGGCACTGCTCAACCGACCTGGGCAAACGTCATTCAACATCGCAGCCTCGCAAGGTGATCGTTCAGATCGCAACCTGATGTCCTATATTCGCGGCAATTACGGGACAGCCCACGACGGTTCTCAAACCCTCAACCTGATGAAGCGCGATGGCGCCACCATGACCGCCTTGCGTGCCCTATACCGGGCCGACGACGGCTCCGAGATAACGTTGGTTTCCATGTTCTGGATTCGCCAAGCCGGCGCCTCCATGACTGACCTCAAGCGTTTCTACCTGGTAGGTAAGCGGAATGTCAGTCTGGAAGTGCTCCTGCAGCAGTTTGGTTCCAACAACGTGCGCCAGCTCAAGCAGTATGTCGATGACGACCCAATGCTTAAGCACTTCGACAACAGTTTTTCTGCGTACCAAGAGTATTTCACTAGGCTGCTACGCATGGAAAACTCCAATGCGCCGGCGCTGCTGCAGCGTGCATTGGGTCTGAAGAAGATTGATGACCTGACAGCGCTGATCCGTGAACTGGTGCTGGAGCCAAGCAAAGTTCGCGATCTGGCTACTGGGGTTGTTAAGGAATTCGACGATCTGATCGCCGTCCACAATGAGCTGGATACAGCTAAGCAGCAAAAGGAGGTGCTGAGCATCCTGCCAGACCATAACCGGAACTATGAGAGTTCCTTGGAGGAGCAAGGGCAGGTCAATTCAGAGGCCGCTGGGTTGACTGCATTCTTCGGTGAGCAGGGCAACCGACTCTGGGGACTGCGCTGTGAAGATCTGGATCGTTCGCTGGATGACCTGACGTCGGACGGTAAGCGTTTGGCTGAATCGGTGTCGCAGAATGAGGAGCGTGTAACCTCGCTTTTACACGCCTACCAGCAGCAGGGCGGTGATCGCCTTGATAGCCTGCGGCGTGAGGTTGAGGATGCGGAGAGGGGCTTCCAGACCACGACCAATAAGGCCCATGACTACCAGAAGGACACTCGTGATCTTGGGCTTGCTGAAACGCTTACCGCGAGCGCCGTGCGGGACAACATCGCTTCGGCCAAAGCTGTCCTGGTTGATTTACCCGCTCAGATTGACGATGCGAAGAATGCTTTCGGCGAGTCGCGGGGCGCTCTCTCGGGCATTACCCAACAGATAAAGAACCTGCAGGCCCAGATCAGTGAAATTGAGAAGCGGCCCAACTCCAACATTGACGCCGCGTTTCAGCGCCTGCGGGACGAAATGGTTGAGAGCCTGCGACTCAACAAAGATGGCGTCGTCTTTATCGGTGAGCTGCTCGACGTGCGCAGTACCGAAGCGCGTTGGCGCGGTGCTATTGAGCGGGCGCTTGGGGGCCACCGGACAACGTTGCTGGTGCCCGAAGACAAGTTCCGCATGGTTACCGGCTGGGTAAACAGCCGACACACCGGCCTGCATGTTCGTGTCCAGGTTGTCAGCAAGACCGAGCGCAACCCGGAGTTCCTCGGCGGCGGGTTCCTACGCAAACTAAAATGGAAAGAACATCCGTATCGCGACTGGCTAAAGCGCCATCTGGCGCGTTTCGACCTGCACTGTGTGGATTCCACAGAAGTGCTCAATGATACCCCTTACTCCATGACCCGCGAGGGCCTGGTGCACATGGAAAAGGGGCGTTTTGAGAAGAAGGACGGGACACGCGTCGACGATAAAAAGAACTGGTACCTCGGATTCAACAACCTCAGCCGACTGGCGGCACTCCAGGAAGAGGGGGAGCGCCTGCGGGAAGGCCTCGATTCCGCCCGATCCGATGAATCTGTAAAGCGTCAGGAAATGGACATCCTGGTGGCCTCTGAGGCCATCTGGAAACGTGTGGCTCAAACCCTGTGGGATCAAATTGACGTCACCTTGGCAAAGCAACACCTGGACACCCTAAAGAACGACCTTGCGGCCCTCAATGCTCCGGACAGCGATCTGAGTAAGGCCAAGGCGCTGCTTGAACTGGCTAAAAAAGAGCTCCAGGAAATCCGCACTGCGCAAAACCAAAATGCCAGAGCGGTCGGTGGGTTCGAGTTGGAGATCCGGCAGGCCAACAAAAGTCGTCAGGTCTCAGCCCTTGCTGCCAGTGCAGGCTTGGCAGACGCTGTGCGCCAGTCATTGTCCCTGCGTGTTGGCATTCTTACCTTGGAACATCTGGATAAACTCAATCAACTGGAGAAAACCCAGCGAGAGTTCCTAGATGATGCACTGAACTCGATTGGCAAACGAGCAAATCACTACAACGGCCGCATGATCGCGATCATCAACAGTTTCAAGACAAAGTGGCCGTTGGTTGCCAATGACTGGTTGACGACTATCGAGGGGCGCCAGGATTACATCGACTACCTCGACAAGCTTAATAACGAGGGTCTGCCCGATCTGGTTGAGCGCTTCCAGCAGCGTCTAAACAACAATACCACCCAGTCCCTGGGCCGCATGCAACGGGCCATTGATGACGAGCGTGAGGACATTCAGGATCGTATCGCCACTATCAACGAAGTGCTGGAGCGTACTGAGTTCAACCACGGCACGTTCCTGCGGCTGAAACATGAGGATGAACACTACGCGCATGTCAAAGAATTCACAGCCTTACTGGGCTCGGTTCTTAAACATGCCTCAAGCGTTGATCACGAGGCTAGGTTCCTCGAGCTTTGCAGTCTGATCAGCAAGCTGGAAAAGGCTACCAATTCAGCCACTGCCATTAACCTGGAGAGTCAACGCCTCTTGGATTCGCGCTACCGCATGACGTTCTATGCCAACGAAATCGTGAAGGAAACCGGCGCCGTGCGTGATGTGCTTCGCTCATCTTCAGGCAAGTCCGGTGGGGAGAAGGAGTCGTTTGCCGGCATCATCGTGGCTGCCAGTCTGGCCTATGTGTTGACCCCGGATGGTGCTCCGCACCCGATGTACTGCACCGTTTTCCTGGATGAGGCCTTTTCCAACACTGCCGATAAGGTGAGTCGCCGCGTGCTGCGGGTATTTCGTGAGCTTAAGATTCACGTCAATTTGATTACACCCTACAAGAACCTGAACCTGGCTCGTGATTCAGCCCGCTCTCTGATCATCGCCGAGCGTAAGATCGATGGCCATGAAAGTCGCCTGAGCCAGATCACTTGGGATCAACTTGACCAGCAAAGCGCTGAACGCCGGGAAGCTAAGCAAACCCAATTGGCCGGGGTCGCTGAAGGCCTGGGCATTCAGATGGAGCAACTCTAA
- a CDS encoding DUF3322 domain-containing protein, translating into MRSWGRLPTDVMREVERLEWDNATNLRGRLQGTRRFPISLTLKPPAAGDALMDIDHFHNWVNAWRQWSKQSQVKWVTRRYRVVGDVEVPERLDLGNVKELIEAIGPAAVKRSHIWAALMEPLLAVDRNLYDTLIRQILVVEQMSHRTAQQMAKVLPQLRKGIGAGYFLRGVPVQGIDTKFLETYNPLLTTLLDVIHSGELSEAGGLDAWLGCLPTPSNWLYIRPLCPEVRQQMGGFSVIQIPLEQFLEQPLPGRRVLVVENTKPGYALPELPETVAIFGGGRNTQWRIAPWLAERDVAYWGDIDSWGLTILAHARQALPGITALMMDHETLMAHMDFAVEEPRSTSLPAIGLHAEERMLFEGLIKSEQSIIRLEQEYLAQDYVLSKLYNWANGCTTKS; encoded by the coding sequence ATGCGCAGTTGGGGGCGTTTGCCAACCGATGTCATGCGCGAGGTCGAGCGCCTTGAATGGGATAACGCAACTAATCTACGGGGGCGACTGCAGGGCACGCGGCGCTTTCCGATCAGCTTGACGCTTAAGCCACCAGCGGCTGGCGATGCATTGATGGACATTGACCACTTCCACAACTGGGTCAATGCATGGCGGCAATGGAGCAAGCAAAGTCAGGTTAAGTGGGTAACCCGCAGGTATCGAGTGGTGGGTGATGTCGAGGTACCGGAGCGGCTTGACCTTGGGAATGTTAAAGAGTTGATTGAAGCCATCGGGCCAGCAGCCGTCAAGCGTTCCCATATCTGGGCGGCTCTCATGGAACCCCTGCTGGCAGTGGATCGAAATCTGTATGACACCCTTATTCGCCAGATTCTTGTGGTCGAGCAAATGAGTCATCGTACTGCTCAGCAGATGGCTAAGGTACTGCCACAGTTGCGTAAGGGTATTGGGGCTGGGTATTTCCTGCGGGGGGTGCCTGTGCAAGGGATTGATACCAAATTTCTGGAAACGTACAACCCTCTGCTGACCACCTTGCTTGATGTCATCCACAGCGGGGAACTGAGTGAAGCCGGTGGGCTGGATGCCTGGCTCGGCTGCCTGCCAACCCCGAGTAACTGGCTCTATATTCGACCCCTGTGCCCAGAGGTTAGGCAACAAATGGGGGGCTTTTCTGTAATACAGATTCCTCTTGAACAGTTTCTTGAGCAACCATTGCCTGGCCGCAGGGTGTTGGTAGTGGAGAACACCAAGCCAGGCTACGCCTTGCCCGAACTGCCCGAAACAGTCGCCATCTTTGGCGGTGGGCGGAACACCCAATGGCGTATCGCTCCATGGCTTGCCGAGCGGGATGTAGCATATTGGGGAGACATCGACAGCTGGGGGCTCACAATCCTTGCTCACGCCCGGCAGGCACTGCCAGGGATTACGGCCTTGATGATGGATCACGAGACCTTAATGGCGCACATGGATTTTGCCGTGGAGGAGCCGCGCTCAACGAGCCTTCCTGCTATTGGTTTGCATGCGGAGGAGCGTATGCTGTTTGAAGGTCTTATCAAATCTGAGCAAAGCATTATCCGTTTGGAGCAAGAGTACCTTGCCCAGGATTATGTTTTGTCCAAACTCTACAACTGGGCGAATGGCTGCACCACGAAATCGTAA
- a CDS encoding DUF3375 domain-containing protein, with the protein MSLYEKQARYRRLHSEQSAWRLLRADSAPIILAFIDSLFADEQEVLFARAKAALEAELPTWQGAYGMQDNANSHLRNWIHAGWMREHDDHLTRTDAFHQALRFVEGLESRDTTTSATHLRRVQDAVRDLAVALNPSAEERLLVLRERMAELSEEVMRLEAGIVPELSSAEQRERVRGVYQMASGLTGDFRRVEDDIRQLDQSIRVQMIESEGGRGLVIQNLLDNEDALLQTDAGQAFDGFFRLLCDENRSVEFREQIRSILNRPTARSHLNAQEIRFLTHLVRELSSESQRVISIRRRTQESLRAFVEAGAQSERRAVEQVLRQLEKLAVTFKDQDIGPRTSLKVYVASGPFSVSSPSSIRLMQPQASLDTSKVVPQSNQTTVSDTILECLEAVQIQEVAEAMRDLLKSQGPMSLAQIAELRPIQGGLEELVALVRIAKAIEAVSLEGVEHLVVADRQGQTIRAKIPVLLLSADQFPENLESLPL; encoded by the coding sequence ATGAGTTTGTATGAGAAGCAAGCGCGTTATCGTCGTTTGCATAGTGAACAGTCTGCCTGGCGCTTGCTGCGTGCAGATTCGGCACCGATTATCCTGGCGTTCATCGACAGCCTGTTTGCTGACGAACAAGAGGTGTTGTTCGCACGTGCAAAAGCCGCCCTTGAGGCGGAGTTGCCGACCTGGCAGGGAGCGTATGGCATGCAAGACAACGCCAACTCGCACCTGCGCAACTGGATCCATGCCGGCTGGATGCGTGAGCATGATGACCACCTGACCCGTACTGACGCCTTTCATCAGGCACTGCGATTTGTCGAGGGTCTTGAGAGCAGGGATACCACGACATCTGCCACCCACCTACGCCGAGTCCAAGACGCTGTACGAGACCTAGCAGTCGCTCTCAACCCGAGTGCTGAAGAGCGTTTGCTCGTACTGCGTGAACGGATGGCAGAACTGAGTGAAGAAGTCATGCGGCTGGAAGCAGGCATCGTGCCCGAGCTATCCAGTGCCGAACAGCGTGAGCGAGTACGCGGTGTCTACCAGATGGCCTCCGGGCTAACCGGTGATTTTCGCCGGGTTGAGGATGACATCCGTCAACTTGACCAAAGCATCCGTGTTCAGATGATCGAATCGGAAGGCGGTCGTGGCCTGGTCATCCAGAACCTTCTCGATAATGAAGATGCACTTTTGCAGACCGATGCTGGTCAGGCGTTTGACGGCTTTTTCAGGCTCCTCTGCGACGAGAACAGGAGCGTAGAATTCCGTGAGCAAATCCGGTCAATTTTGAATCGTCCGACTGCCAGATCCCACCTGAATGCACAAGAAATCCGTTTTCTCACACATCTGGTGCGTGAGCTGAGTAGCGAAAGTCAGCGGGTAATTTCGATACGTCGCCGCACCCAGGAAAGCCTCAGGGCATTTGTCGAGGCTGGTGCTCAGAGCGAACGCAGGGCAGTCGAGCAGGTGTTGCGCCAACTGGAAAAACTGGCAGTCACCTTTAAGGATCAAGACATTGGCCCACGCACCTCACTGAAGGTATATGTAGCCAGCGGGCCATTCTCGGTTAGCTCGCCATCGAGCATTCGACTGATGCAACCGCAAGCCAGCCTGGATACCAGCAAGGTGGTTCCGCAAAGTAACCAGACCACTGTGAGTGACACCATTCTTGAGTGTTTAGAGGCTGTGCAGATTCAGGAGGTGGCCGAAGCCATGCGCGACCTGCTGAAAAGCCAAGGGCCGATGAGCTTGGCTCAGATCGCCGAGTTGCGCCCTATTCAGGGCGGGCTTGAGGAGTTGGTCGCCCTTGTCCGCATCGCTAAAGCCATTGAAGCGGTTTCCCTCGAGGGCGTCGAGCATCTGGTGGTCGCTGACCGACAAGGTCAGACCATACGTGCCAAAATTCCCGTGCTACTCCTGAGCGCCGACCAGTTCCCGGAGAATTTAGAGAGCCTTCCCCTATGA
- a CDS encoding MFS transporter, which translates to MLGILCFFVLRDRPDDATWLTDDEKRLVKEDLAKDEIPEEQHSKGVMRNILCNPVNYLVAYLFFTAACSNYLLFFWLPTMVKDSGVNSLVDVGFLSAIPLLFGFVGAIALSWSSDVLRERRWHLVLCFGLISFGLVAGTIAQTLPWMLFFFAVASFGTGASGPLIWSLPPGYLDRKSAPLGIAFISTLGNVAGFVSPPVLGYIKTVTGSLNLGIIGIAMLGLAGAVLTLFALSPAVVKIKKSIDSPSTV; encoded by the coding sequence TTGCTGGGTATCCTTTGTTTTTTCGTACTGCGTGATCGCCCCGACGACGCGACCTGGTTGACGGATGACGAAAAACGACTGGTGAAGGAAGACCTGGCAAAGGACGAAATTCCTGAGGAGCAGCACTCCAAGGGCGTTATGAGGAACATTCTTTGTAACCCGGTCAACTATTTAGTGGCTTACCTGTTTTTTACCGCAGCGTGCAGCAACTACCTGTTGTTTTTTTGGCTTCCCACGATGGTTAAGGACTCTGGTGTGAACTCCCTTGTAGATGTCGGTTTCCTGTCTGCGATTCCCCTGCTTTTCGGTTTTGTGGGGGCTATCGCATTAAGCTGGAGCTCAGACGTGTTGCGTGAGCGACGGTGGCATCTCGTGTTGTGCTTCGGTTTGATCAGCTTTGGTTTAGTGGCAGGAACCATCGCTCAAACGCTTCCCTGGATGCTGTTCTTCTTTGCCGTGGCGAGCTTTGGTACGGGTGCAAGCGGGCCTTTGATTTGGTCACTACCGCCTGGATATCTGGATCGTAAATCGGCCCCATTGGGAATCGCATTTATCAGCACGCTGGGTAACGTTGCAGGCTTCGTTAGCCCTCCGGTCCTGGGCTACATCAAGACGGTAACCGGGAGCTTGAACCTCGGAATTATCGGCATCGCGATGTTAGGGCTGGCTGGCGCCGTGCTTACGCTATTTGCACTATCCCCCGCAGTGGTAAAGATCAAAAAATCTATCGACTCACCGTCTACTGTTTGA